AGTATTAATTCAGATAGGCTACCTTCTCCTGCAATTTGGAAGAATAGACCTGAGCATATGAAAGATATTTTGACAGATAATTTTATGGTTAAGCAAGCCTTTTGGTTAAATAAAAATTATATGTACCAACAAGTAAAAGAATTTTTCGAATGAAATTCCTTGATTAGTACTAATACACTTAATTTAAACACCAATAAAGAATCCAAAAGGTTTGAATTATATTATTGAAAAATACTATTGGTATTATATTTGTAGTATTATCTCTCAGCGGCTAATTAAGAAGTTTCTAAAATAATATTTATATACTGGTGGCTTGGGTTATTGCCTCCATAACATCACAAGTCTATTTATTAGTATGCTCGATAATTAATTTAACTGTAGATAGTCATTCAAAGTTGCCTGATGTTTTTGCTTTAATAAATGAAAAATGTTGTTACTATATATGAAGCTGTTGCTTCTTCAGGACCCAAGCTTTTGTATCCAAACAGCTGATTCCGCAGAAAGGTCTTGTGAATATGTGATTTTTGAAATTCGAGATTTTGACATTTAACCCTCTCCTCCAAGTTGATATAAACATAATTGACAGGAGAGGAACGGTTTATACTTGTTGTCTTTTTAGGGACTCTTTTGACCTTTTTTCGAATCATTGCCAAAGTCTAGCTTTAATTGGAAAGAAGCTTCTGATTTAAATCCTTCAATAACTCTAGGAATGAGTACCTTTTTCGGTTTTGACCCAGGAAAATTATATTGTTCAAAAGACTTGTTCATTCTTTTCACTCCTTTCCAATTGTTTCATTATATTTTTTACAATGTGTTTCGAGATGCTATAAGAAGAGCTTGATTCAGCACACCGAGATAATGATTTAATTATCGATTGCTTAGAAATTTCATTTTCTTTTACTATCAATACAAATTCTCCTCTCAGGTAACGAAAAACAAAAAAGCACGCAAGGAACATGACCACCAATATAGATTGGTAGCAACATGTACCTAGCGTGCTTCGCTTTAGGTTACTGTTTAATTATTGAATTGATTTCATAATATACCATGTAAAACAGGATTGCAAAGATAAGTACAAAAAATTTTTTACCTTACATCAATTATATAAACTTATTAACCTACATTATTAATCATAGTTCAACACATATTTGACATCAAACCTAGCTAGTTTCAATTCTTGAACTGGAATGTTTATTTTGGCAAACGCAGGGTGCATTGGAAACCATTTTCCAGGCTTGCCTCGTTCGATTTGTACGAGACGTTCTTTATGTTGTGTCAAAAGTTCTCGGAATTCTTTCGGCAAAAGAATGCGAGTTTTCTTTTTAATCAATTCTCCCCAACCAATCCAAACAGGAATATTCGTTTCATTTAATACTCCCTCAATGACTTGAAAATTGATTTGATCAAATAGATAGTCTTTTTCAGTTAACTTTTCTGGTTTTCCTGCTACTGTGGGAATAAGATTAACAATTGAAAAATTCGGATGAAACTCCCGGAGATAACGAACTGTTTCATCATCACCATCTGCTGTGCTTGCATTAAACAATATTAGTATATAATCAGGGTCTCCTTCCCAATAATAGTAACGTTTAGTACCTTTTTTAGAGGTAATAGCGGTCCCGTATTTTGTTACGACTTTTTTAAAACCACTATTCCCCAAAATATGTGGCCACATTAACGAAACCCTCTCTTCGATCTATTACTAATATTTTTTTGTAATAACAATACTATTCTATCTTTTTTATTTTAAACAAAGGTGCTGTTAATTGCATGTTATAAAGATTCCACCTAGTAGACTGAAAAACTGATAACCCTAGAAGATCGCTTATGGTGGTATGTTTAATCAGTTTTAAAAGTTGTTAAACTAGCCTGTCTAAACTCATTAAAACATCAAAATTACTGCATATTATAGGAAAATCTATATTGAGTTGCCGTTTTTGACGCTTCAAATTCGTCAATGCTATGGGGTCCATTAATATCCTTTTTTTCCAAATCAACTAAATATATCTCATATGAGCCAGTTTGTTCATATGCAAAATCGTACTCAGCAGAAGACATATAGAAATGATTAACCGCAGCTTTGACTTCAACATATACAGTCTTTCCATCCTTTTGATATTCCATATCATATATCGACGATTGATTCCTCTCTGCTGGGATATCCGAATTCTCTGATGTCCATCTTAATGTATCATAAATGCCCTTTAGTTTGTTACGTACTAACTTTTCGGCATCTTTACCATTTTTGCTCTTTGTAACATCACTTCTCTCAATTGATGATCTTGTTTGAGGTTTAATATTGGTAGGTTGATTCGTTTTTACTCTAGGTTGGAGTGGATTTACAACTCCTTTCGACAGGGTTATCTCTGAAGTAGGTGTTACCATTGTAGTTACTGAACTGTATACTTTATTTCTATCTTGATTTTTTTCAAATTGTTTATTGATGTAGTTCACGTACTCATCATTAAGAAAATAAACTAACGATTTTAACTCAAAATGTTCATCAATATAGTCATTGAATTTTAAATCACTAATCTT
This Pseudalkalibacillus berkeleyi DNA region includes the following protein-coding sequences:
- a CDS encoding DUF1643 domain-containing protein; translation: MWPHILGNSGFKKVVTKYGTAITSKKGTKRYYYWEGDPDYILILFNASTADGDDETVRYLREFHPNFSIVNLIPTVAGKPEKLTEKDYLFDQINFQVIEGVLNETNIPVWIGWGELIKKKTRILLPKEFRELLTQHKERLVQIERGKPGKWFPMHPAFAKINIPVQELKLARFDVKYVLNYD